A stretch of the Geovibrio thiophilus genome encodes the following:
- a CDS encoding response regulator → MKRNFFILNFITAFILVSAASAFILHKADISVRRIINEQRKTVRAQIGDKLKSFDLFMLVMADRMEERAGQALREIDAVLGESAAKGIPADPETLRRLADEKGVGEIYLINSNGVVFSTSNRREQGVSLTKAGKSLADFINSLYGTGTFSHGRLSVGMVTGRPAMFSYYSPKGSSYITETAVYLEDFISESHGRNVYEYYFRDYFSELVNSCAYTRNIDVFTKFSVSGYSLFNFRREFPLEPSSADRLKNGEMIEKRDGGRLYEYSAFRLKNSEGDFAETYYLEVVYDFSGVGDSVMRSAYAAIFSVFLSGVLLFFMLNCLTSKKKCAESGNADSGLSPIPGSEPQTADGGSGLFQPQAGHKGYRILLADDSEYNRFVTESYIEGSGCVLDYADSGFAALELFSKNRYDMVLTDIQMPKMNGYELTKEIRALEESTGMKRTPVIAITAYDLERERRARE, encoded by the coding sequence GTGAAAAGAAATTTTTTTATTCTCAATTTTATCACAGCTTTTATTCTCGTCTCCGCCGCCAGTGCTTTCATACTTCATAAAGCGGACATATCAGTCCGCCGGATTATCAATGAACAGAGAAAGACTGTCCGCGCTCAGATAGGGGATAAGCTGAAAAGCTTCGATCTTTTTATGCTTGTTATGGCAGACAGAATGGAGGAGCGTGCCGGACAAGCCCTGCGTGAGATAGATGCCGTTCTGGGCGAATCCGCCGCAAAGGGCATTCCCGCTGATCCTGAAACTCTGCGCAGGCTGGCGGATGAAAAGGGTGTGGGGGAGATTTATCTCATCAACTCAAACGGAGTGGTTTTCAGCACCTCAAACCGCAGAGAGCAGGGGGTCAGCCTGACAAAAGCCGGAAAGAGTCTGGCTGATTTCATAAACTCCCTTTACGGAACCGGAACATTCTCGCACGGAAGACTCAGTGTCGGAATGGTCACGGGCAGACCGGCTATGTTTTCCTACTACAGTCCGAAGGGCAGCTCATACATTACGGAAACCGCCGTCTATCTTGAAGACTTTATATCCGAAAGCCACGGCAGAAATGTTTACGAGTATTACTTCAGAGACTATTTCAGTGAACTGGTAAATTCCTGTGCTTATACCCGTAATATAGATGTCTTCACCAAATTCAGCGTTTCCGGCTACTCTCTTTTCAATTTCCGGCGGGAGTTTCCCCTTGAGCCCTCATCCGCTGACCGCCTGAAAAACGGAGAAATGATAGAGAAAAGGGATGGCGGAAGGCTTTATGAATATTCGGCTTTCAGGCTGAAAAATTCCGAAGGAGACTTTGCCGAGACATACTATCTGGAGGTTGTTTATGATTTCTCCGGTGTCGGTGATTCGGTAATGAGGTCCGCGTATGCGGCTATTTTTTCGGTTTTTCTCAGCGGCGTTCTCCTGTTTTTCATGCTGAACTGTCTGACCTCAAAGAAAAAGTGCGCTGAGAGCGGAAACGCTGATTCCGGTTTGAGCCCGATTCCGGGTTCCGAGCCGCAGACAGCAGACGGCGGGTCCGGACTTTTCCAGCCGCAGGCGGGTCATAAAGGCTACAGGATACTTCTGGCGGACGATTCGGAGTACAACAGGTTCGTAACAGAGTCCTATATAGAGGGCTCCGGCTGCGTACTAGACTATGCCGACAGCGGCTTTGCGGCTCTGGAGCTTTTTTCCAAAAACAGATACGACATGGTGCTTACGGACATTCAGATGCCGAAGATGAACGGGTACGAGCTTACGAAAGAGATACGCGCCTTGGAGGAGAGCACGGGAATGAAGCGCACTCCGGTTATCGCCATAACCGCCTATGACCTTGAGCGCGAGAGGAGAGCACGGGAATGA
- a CDS encoding DMT family transporter: MSGTIKSPLAALTAGAFIISFSSIFARLSTETPVVNGFYRMMFGAVFLTALAFLSGSRFRLGRSALYSAFAGVLLGTDMVFWHTGIDYVGPGLATLLANFQVFFLAVYDVTVEKKPISRRLFFAMLLAVSGLYLLVSPGWSMEGGSFRTGVAASLIAGVFYTGFTIFIKKSSQTVNPLDKTASIASACVASAVFLCMAVFAAGENLVVESPKDLGILIVYGVICQGVGWVLITGAIRAVRLSVVGLVLLLQPTLSWVWEVLIFSKPVIFTDLAGAALAMAAIYLGSVSKN; the protein is encoded by the coding sequence TTGAGCGGCACAATAAAATCTCCCCTTGCCGCTCTGACGGCAGGGGCTTTCATAATCAGCTTTTCGTCAATCTTTGCCCGCCTTTCCACGGAAACTCCGGTGGTAAACGGCTTTTACCGGATGATGTTCGGCGCTGTGTTCCTTACCGCTCTGGCTTTTCTCAGCGGGAGCCGCTTCAGGCTCGGGCGTTCAGCGCTTTATTCGGCTTTCGCCGGTGTGCTTCTCGGAACCGATATGGTGTTCTGGCATACGGGCATAGATTATGTCGGTCCCGGGCTTGCAACTCTGCTGGCGAATTTTCAGGTGTTTTTTCTGGCGGTGTATGATGTAACTGTTGAGAAGAAGCCCATATCAAGGCGGCTGTTTTTTGCCATGCTTCTTGCCGTGTCGGGGCTTTATCTTCTTGTAAGCCCGGGGTGGAGCATGGAAGGCGGCAGCTTCCGCACGGGTGTGGCGGCAAGCCTTATAGCCGGAGTGTTCTATACCGGATTCACCATCTTCATCAAAAAATCCTCTCAGACGGTGAACCCGCTGGACAAGACAGCATCAATAGCCTCCGCCTGTGTTGCGAGTGCTGTTTTCCTCTGTATGGCGGTTTTTGCCGCGGGCGAGAACCTTGTCGTGGAGAGTCCTAAGGATCTGGGCATACTGATTGTTTACGGCGTGATCTGTCAGGGTGTGGGCTGGGTGCTTATCACCGGAGCAATAAGGGCGGTGCGCCTCAGCGTTGTCGGGCTTGTACTCCTGCTTCAGCCTACTCTTTCGTGGGTGTGGGAAGTGCTGATATTCTCAAAACCGGTGATCTTTACAGATTTGGCGGGAGCCGCCCTCGCTATGGCAGCCATATATCTCGGGAGTGTTTCAAAAAATTAG
- a CDS encoding efflux RND transporter permease subunit: MKPEHDITEEKPNFASRMASAFITNKLTPLLIIATLIIGLAAVIMTPKEEEPQITVPMIDIIVPYPGADARNVEKTVTEPLEEIIWEIPGVEYVYSTAANDMGVVIVRFNVGMNEEESITNLKMKIDSNMDRMPHGVLPPLIKKESIDDVPQVAITLWSDTLDAFELRRVAAEAQKYLKEVPDVSRTSILGGYKRVLRIEPEMEKLRAYNLDLFSLFKALEASNKSLNTGEIVQNNEVLYITAGGFFKDPDEVRGAVVGAHNGKAVLLKDVAKITDGAEIPSAYTMMGFNEKTSADRYQAVTISLSKRKGSDSVVVAENVLNKLEGLKGYIIPDGVNVTVTKNYGETAYEKVMTLLEHLLGAILAVIIVMTVTMGWRAGTVVFVALPVTFALTLFVYFMLDYTLNRVTLFALIFVTGLVVDDAIIVVENMERHFKMSRKNLLKRAVYAVGEVGNPTILATVTVIVALYPMAFVRGLMGPYMKPMPIGASLAMIFSLFVALIITPWLAYKLLGRQKHSEQEIDEEEYVKSTKLYKFYNRILTPFMHSLSKRLILGLAVLVLFAGAFMFVPAKLVVMKMLPFDNKNEMQIIIDMPEGTPLEQTTLVAAEIGAYLSTVAEVDNYQIYSGTHAPINFNGLVRHYFHRNAPNMADIQVNFVDKDMRKLKSHDLAKKLRTPVQEIANRFGANVKMTEVPPGPPVLSTLVAEIYGPDAETRADIASKVLKVFHDTEGVVDIDTYEEADMRQLGFTVDKEKAALVGVSSEMVSQTLYMALKGMKAGVLHTGTDREDVSIMVQLPEAEKNALNSLQDIHLISTAGVPVALSELVNMRETLKDKAIYHKNMQPVTYITADVAGVEESPVYAILKMKERVAEITSNGTPIKQYWTNSPEFTDTPSIKWDGEWQITYEVFRDLGLAFAAVLVIMYFVLVGWFRSFVTPIIMMIPIPLSLLGIIPGHWLFGEFFTATSMIGFMALAGIMVRNAVLLIDFINHGTANGKSMEDAVIESGAIRTRPVVLTTVTVMVGALFMLPDPIFSGLGVSLITGAFVSTILTLLVIPLAYYRYHRFAERFLK; encoded by the coding sequence ATGAAACCCGAGCATGACATAACCGAAGAGAAGCCGAACTTCGCCTCACGCATGGCTTCGGCATTCATCACGAATAAGCTTACGCCCCTTCTCATCATTGCCACTCTCATAATAGGGCTTGCCGCTGTGATAATGACACCGAAGGAGGAGGAGCCGCAGATCACCGTGCCGATGATCGACATAATAGTCCCTTACCCGGGCGCTGATGCCAGAAACGTTGAGAAAACCGTGACCGAACCCCTTGAAGAGATAATCTGGGAGATTCCGGGCGTGGAATACGTCTACAGCACCGCGGCGAATGATATGGGCGTGGTGATTGTGCGCTTCAATGTCGGCATGAACGAAGAGGAGAGCATAACCAATCTGAAAATGAAGATAGACAGCAATATGGACAGAATGCCCCACGGCGTTCTCCCTCCGCTGATCAAGAAGGAATCCATAGACGATGTTCCGCAGGTGGCGATCACTCTCTGGTCTGACACTCTGGATGCCTTCGAGCTCCGCCGTGTGGCGGCTGAGGCTCAGAAATATCTCAAGGAAGTGCCGGACGTTTCCAGAACATCGATCCTCGGCGGCTACAAACGTGTATTGAGGATAGAGCCTGAAATGGAGAAACTCAGGGCGTATAATCTTGATCTGTTCAGCCTTTTCAAAGCCCTTGAGGCATCCAACAAATCTCTGAACACAGGGGAGATTGTGCAGAACAATGAGGTACTGTACATCACCGCCGGCGGATTCTTCAAAGATCCTGACGAAGTGCGCGGCGCGGTTGTCGGCGCACACAACGGAAAAGCGGTTCTGCTGAAGGATGTTGCGAAAATAACGGACGGAGCCGAAATCCCCTCGGCTTACACCATGATGGGGTTCAATGAAAAAACCTCCGCCGACAGGTATCAGGCGGTTACAATATCTCTCTCCAAACGCAAAGGGAGCGACTCTGTTGTGGTCGCCGAAAATGTGCTGAATAAGCTTGAAGGTCTCAAGGGCTACATAATTCCGGACGGCGTGAACGTTACCGTTACAAAAAACTACGGCGAAACCGCATACGAAAAGGTTATGACTCTCCTTGAGCACCTTCTGGGCGCTATACTGGCGGTTATCATCGTTATGACAGTCACCATGGGCTGGCGTGCCGGAACCGTGGTTTTCGTGGCTCTGCCCGTCACCTTCGCCCTGACGCTGTTCGTGTACTTCATGCTGGACTACACGCTGAACAGGGTAACGCTTTTCGCCCTTATCTTCGTCACGGGGCTTGTGGTGGACGACGCTATAATCGTTGTGGAGAACATGGAGCGGCACTTCAAGATGTCCCGGAAAAACCTGCTGAAACGTGCTGTCTACGCAGTGGGAGAAGTGGGCAACCCTACTATTCTCGCCACAGTCACGGTTATTGTAGCCCTTTACCCCATGGCGTTCGTGCGGGGGTTGATGGGACCCTACATGAAGCCTATGCCCATAGGCGCTTCGCTGGCTATGATCTTCTCGCTCTTTGTGGCGCTGATCATAACTCCTTGGCTTGCCTACAAGCTTCTCGGCAGGCAGAAGCACAGCGAACAGGAAATTGATGAGGAAGAGTATGTGAAAAGCACTAAGCTCTATAAGTTCTACAACCGCATACTCACTCCGTTTATGCACAGCCTGAGCAAAAGGCTTATTCTCGGTCTTGCGGTTTTAGTCCTTTTTGCAGGAGCGTTCATGTTTGTGCCCGCCAAGCTTGTTGTCATGAAGATGCTCCCGTTCGACAACAAGAACGAGATGCAGATAATAATAGACATGCCCGAAGGCACGCCCCTTGAGCAGACGACTCTTGTTGCCGCTGAGATCGGCGCCTACCTCTCAACAGTTGCTGAGGTGGACAATTATCAGATATATTCCGGCACCCATGCTCCCATAAATTTTAACGGACTTGTGCGCCACTACTTCCACAGAAACGCCCCGAACATGGCGGACATTCAGGTGAACTTCGTGGACAAAGACATGAGAAAGCTTAAGAGCCACGACCTCGCCAAGAAGCTCCGTACCCCTGTTCAGGAGATAGCAAACCGTTTCGGCGCCAATGTTAAAATGACTGAGGTTCCGCCCGGTCCTCCGGTTCTTTCCACACTTGTTGCGGAGATCTACGGTCCCGATGCAGAAACAAGAGCTGATATTGCCTCTAAGGTTCTAAAGGTCTTCCATGACACTGAAGGCGTTGTGGATATAGACACTTACGAAGAGGCGGACATGCGCCAGCTCGGTTTCACTGTGGACAAGGAGAAGGCGGCTCTTGTCGGAGTTTCCTCCGAAATGGTCTCTCAGACGCTGTACATGGCGCTGAAAGGGATGAAGGCGGGCGTTCTCCACACAGGAACGGACAGGGAGGACGTGAGCATCATGGTTCAGCTCCCCGAAGCGGAGAAAAATGCCCTGAACAGCCTTCAGGATATTCACCTCATCTCCACGGCGGGCGTGCCTGTGGCATTGAGCGAGCTTGTTAACATGCGGGAAACGCTGAAAGATAAGGCTATATACCACAAGAATATGCAGCCGGTCACCTACATCACCGCAGATGTGGCAGGCGTTGAGGAAAGCCCCGTCTACGCCATCCTGAAAATGAAGGAGCGTGTGGCGGAGATAACCAGCAACGGCACTCCAATAAAGCAGTACTGGACAAACTCGCCGGAATTTACTGATACTCCCTCCATTAAATGGGACGGTGAATGGCAGATAACCTACGAAGTTTTCCGTGACCTCGGGCTCGCCTTCGCCGCAGTGCTTGTGATCATGTATTTCGTGCTTGTGGGCTGGTTCCGCTCTTTCGTAACACCGATCATAATGATGATACCGATCCCCTTAAGCCTTCTGGGAATTATTCCCGGGCACTGGCTTTTCGGCGAGTTTTTCACCGCAACAAGCATGATAGGCTTCATGGCTCTGGCGGGGATAATGGTGCGTAACGCAGTACTGCTGATAGACTTCATAAACCACGGAACGGCAAACGGAAAAAGCATGGAGGACGCAGTCATAGAATCCGGAGCGATCAGGACACGCCCTGTTGTTCTCACCACTGTTACGGTTATGGTGGGCGCTCTGTTCATGCTGCCCGACCCGATATTCTCCGGTCTCGGCGTATCATTGATAACAGGGGCGTTTGTGTCCACCATACTCACGCTTCTTGTAATACCGCTGGCATATTACAGGTACCACAGATTTGCGGAGAGATTTTTGAAATAA
- a CDS encoding TolC family protein has translation MRFGRLPSGGLIALLLLFSASAQGAERLGYEEGKAKALSGSRLIKAYEADAESAQYRRQQAIGGYMPQVTLSETWMNTDEPSSAAFAKMAQGRFDMQYFMDELADPSDRITNYRTKLEIVQPILAGGQIHYGVKQADAMHRASLETAERVRQSTVYNFNRAFFGLALADKALSTVKVSYGRTSKYYSMTKDFYDNGLIVMSDLLVAETYLLMNDQAVKEAEKNLAVASSQLQRLLDTDNEIAVIWEDPGFSFEENLDKYISLAESGRQDLKAMEQYAETADFELKKSKSAFLPQVALFADYQRNDDELLGNNGEGYTFGAQMSLNLFRGGSDYNKVKEEKANQLAALHRIADKKLEIKSEVKGAYHSVLAAEKQLEAAKKQVQSAYSALEITENRFKEGLSKVTELLDREVELRQAELSLYMSEYSLIVAKAGLHFAAGILK, from the coding sequence ATGCGATTTGGGAGACTGCCATCCGGAGGACTGATAGCCCTTCTGCTGCTTTTTTCAGCTTCCGCTCAGGGGGCCGAACGCCTCGGCTATGAAGAGGGCAAGGCAAAAGCCCTCTCAGGCAGCAGGCTGATTAAGGCATATGAGGCGGACGCGGAAAGCGCTCAGTACCGCAGACAGCAGGCAATCGGCGGGTACATGCCGCAGGTTACGCTGAGCGAAACATGGATGAATACGGATGAACCCTCAAGCGCTGCCTTCGCCAAAATGGCACAGGGCAGGTTTGACATGCAGTACTTCATGGATGAGCTGGCAGATCCTTCGGACAGAATAACAAACTACAGGACGAAGCTTGAGATTGTTCAGCCGATCCTCGCGGGCGGTCAGATTCACTACGGCGTAAAACAGGCGGACGCCATGCACAGAGCATCCCTCGAAACAGCGGAGAGAGTGCGCCAGAGCACAGTATACAATTTCAACAGAGCCTTCTTCGGTCTCGCTCTGGCGGACAAGGCACTTTCCACAGTGAAGGTTTCCTACGGCAGAACATCGAAATACTACTCCATGACAAAGGACTTCTACGACAACGGACTTATAGTGATGAGCGATCTTCTTGTAGCGGAGACCTACCTGCTCATGAACGATCAGGCGGTAAAAGAGGCTGAGAAGAACCTCGCAGTCGCCTCAAGTCAGCTTCAGCGGCTTCTGGACACGGATAACGAAATAGCCGTCATATGGGAAGACCCGGGGTTCAGCTTTGAAGAGAACTTGGACAAGTATATCTCCCTAGCCGAAAGCGGCAGGCAGGACTTGAAAGCCATGGAGCAGTACGCCGAAACAGCGGACTTTGAGCTTAAAAAATCCAAATCGGCGTTCCTTCCGCAGGTTGCTCTCTTTGCGGACTACCAGCGCAATGACGATGAGCTCCTCGGAAACAACGGCGAAGGGTACACCTTCGGCGCTCAGATGAGCCTGAACCTCTTCAGAGGCGGCTCGGATTATAACAAAGTCAAGGAAGAGAAGGCAAATCAGCTCGCCGCACTCCACCGCATTGCCGACAAAAAACTTGAGATAAAATCCGAAGTGAAAGGAGCTTACCACTCCGTACTCGCTGCGGAAAAACAGCTTGAGGCGGCGAAAAAACAGGTGCAGAGCGCATACTCCGCCCTTGAGATCACAGAAAACAGATTTAAGGAAGGTCTCTCGAAAGTCACCGAACTTCTTGACAGGGAAGTGGAACTGAGACAGGCGGAACTTTCCCTCTATATGTCCGAATACAGCCTGATAGTTGCCAAAGCCGGACTCCACTTCGCCGCAGGCATTCTGAAATAA
- a CDS encoding Hpt domain-containing protein, with translation MKRTPVIAITAYDLEREAKRCLEAGCDAYVAKPLNRDMLLKTMSIFRDGQIEKPSMPEEGEDGFISLSVRPEFAEVTPLFLKDLKQAPQKIREFLEKDDFESIQFIGHRLKGEAKTFGFEPVSDYGLYIQGAAIRRNRQKIEETAEALNEYASKIRLIFDKKSV, from the coding sequence ATGAAGCGCACTCCGGTTATCGCCATAACCGCCTATGACCTTGAGCGCGAGGCGAAGCGATGCCTTGAGGCAGGCTGCGACGCTTACGTTGCCAAGCCGCTGAACAGGGACATGCTGCTGAAAACCATGTCTATCTTCCGTGACGGGCAGATAGAAAAGCCCTCAATGCCCGAGGAGGGGGAGGACGGCTTCATCTCTCTGAGTGTGCGCCCTGAATTCGCCGAGGTGACGCCTCTGTTTCTTAAGGATCTGAAGCAGGCGCCGCAGAAGATACGGGAATTTCTGGAAAAGGATGATTTTGAGTCGATCCAATTCATAGGTCACAGACTCAAGGGCGAGGCAAAAACATTCGGCTTTGAACCTGTCAGCGATTATGGGCTCTATATTCAGGGAGCCGCCATACGCAGAAACCGTCAGAAGATAGAGGAAACGGCGGAAGCTCTGAACGAATACGCATCAAAAATAAGGCTTATTTTTGACAAAAAAAGTGTATGA
- a CDS encoding efflux RND transporter periplasmic adaptor subunit, producing MRRIVFLFVLLLAAVSCSDRQKDEAAKPETRSVKAHTAVAEKAEVPSSRTFSATVSSNKTALIIPKIVGYIESVHFAPGDSFRQGDLLVSIKSGELEEKKRFAESSVAEAETGLRQAEVSLALAEKTFQRYSNLIKNNSVSRQEYDQIEAQFNLAQEQVRQAATKKRQAEAMYAEVKTYLSYTGVRAPFDGIVLEKLVDAGNLAAPGSPILKIGSKDTVVYAFINESLFNSLKTGMRAGVEAESINFSCESEITEISPDIDPATRNFRIKLNGNDRFVTGMYVKVILPTGTGKKIILPSAAVVQRGQLSVVFVVKDSRADMRIVKTGQTFAEGIEIISGLNEGETYVADNASSLRTGDIIEAM from the coding sequence ATGCGCAGAATAGTCTTTCTTTTCGTGCTGCTGTTAGCTGCCGTTTCCTGCTCCGACAGGCAAAAGGATGAGGCGGCAAAACCCGAAACCCGCAGTGTGAAGGCACACACAGCGGTTGCCGAAAAGGCTGAGGTTCCCTCATCCAGAACGTTTTCCGCTACGGTTTCAAGCAACAAGACCGCGCTGATCATTCCTAAGATCGTCGGCTACATCGAATCGGTGCATTTTGCCCCCGGGGATTCATTCAGGCAGGGCGACCTGCTGGTCAGTATAAAAAGCGGCGAGCTTGAAGAGAAAAAGCGCTTCGCCGAAAGCTCCGTGGCGGAAGCCGAAACGGGACTGAGACAGGCGGAAGTGAGCCTTGCTCTGGCGGAGAAGACTTTCCAGCGCTACTCCAACCTTATAAAAAACAACAGCGTGAGCAGACAGGAATACGACCAGATTGAGGCTCAGTTTAATCTGGCTCAGGAGCAGGTGCGTCAGGCGGCGACAAAAAAACGTCAGGCGGAGGCTATGTACGCCGAAGTAAAAACCTATCTCTCCTACACGGGCGTCCGTGCGCCATTTGACGGCATCGTGCTTGAAAAGCTGGTGGATGCGGGCAACCTTGCTGCGCCGGGCAGCCCTATACTTAAGATAGGCTCCAAGGACACGGTGGTTTACGCATTCATAAACGAAAGTCTCTTCAACTCGCTCAAAACAGGGATGAGGGCGGGCGTGGAGGCGGAATCCATAAATTTTTCCTGCGAAAGCGAAATAACGGAAATAAGCCCCGACATAGACCCTGCGACACGCAACTTCCGCATAAAGCTCAACGGAAACGACAGATTTGTGACAGGGATGTACGTTAAAGTAATCCTCCCCACAGGAACAGGGAAAAAAATTATACTGCCCTCCGCAGCCGTTGTTCAGCGCGGGCAGCTCTCTGTGGTATTCGTGGTGAAGGACAGCCGCGCCGATATGCGGATAGTCAAAACCGGACAGACCTTCGCCGAAGGCATCGAGATAATCAGCGGACTGAACGAAGGGGAAACATATGTGGCGGATAATGCCTCATCCCTCAGAACAGGCGACATAATAGAGGCTATGTAA
- a CDS encoding ArsR/SmtB family transcription factor: MDLSWLDIYSEKLKALGHPVRLKLVMGLMGNECNVTKICKGLKIPQATTSQHLAILKNKGIIKGRRDGTSICYSIEDEAIKKMLKILMEETGCDLGDCHPED; encoded by the coding sequence ATGGATTTATCATGGCTTGACATCTATTCTGAAAAGCTTAAGGCGCTGGGACACCCCGTGAGGCTTAAGCTTGTGATGGGGCTCATGGGGAATGAGTGCAACGTGACCAAAATATGCAAGGGGCTGAAAATTCCTCAGGCAACCACAAGCCAGCATCTGGCTATTCTCAAAAACAAAGGGATAATCAAAGGACGCAGAGACGGCACAAGCATCTGCTACAGCATAGAGGACGAAGCGATCAAGAAAATGCTCAAAATACTCATGGAGGAAACGGGATGCGATTTGGGAGACTGCCATCCGGAGGACTGA
- a CDS encoding TIGR01777 family oxidoreductase, with the protein MAVFRKRKSFDCPREQLFDWHGRYGAIGRLVPPWEEVHVLERMGGIADGSTVKMKVKAGPVSTEWHALHKNYNYPEEFTDVMEKGPFKEWEHRHVFFECGGGSALEDCITYKLPFSPLSDIIAGRYVTDKLERMFSYRHRVTEGDINFINKYKPRRLNIVVSGAGGQVGRYLVPFLTTQGHSVKRLVRRRSDSEFEFSWNPDTCEIDNCFGGCDAVIHLAGEPIGDGRWSKSKKKKITGSRVEGTRLIAEYISKMDSPPPVLICASAIGYYGDCGTEILDEHSPAGEGFIADVCRQWEEAAKPAADRGVRVVLIRIGVALTPSGGALQRFLPFFRMGLGCYPGRGDQVLSWVAMDDVVRGIAHCIHSEETEGAVNLTAPEQVTMKEFARTLGKVLGRKARFRIPAWLIKLIYGQMGREVLLSGARVEPKKMMDTGYEFGYPKLESALRHLLGRIL; encoded by the coding sequence ATGGCTGTTTTCAGAAAAAGAAAGTCCTTCGACTGCCCCAGAGAGCAGCTTTTCGACTGGCACGGGCGCTATGGCGCAATCGGCAGACTTGTACCCCCGTGGGAGGAGGTGCATGTTCTGGAGCGAATGGGCGGAATAGCCGATGGTTCAACCGTTAAAATGAAAGTTAAAGCGGGACCGGTCAGCACAGAGTGGCATGCGCTTCATAAGAATTACAATTATCCCGAAGAATTTACGGATGTGATGGAGAAGGGTCCCTTCAAGGAGTGGGAGCACCGCCATGTCTTTTTTGAATGCGGCGGGGGCAGCGCCCTTGAGGACTGCATAACCTATAAGCTGCCCTTCTCTCCATTGTCAGATATTATAGCGGGCAGATACGTTACGGATAAGCTGGAGCGTATGTTCTCCTACCGCCACAGGGTGACGGAGGGGGACATTAACTTCATTAATAAATACAAGCCGCGCAGGCTGAATATAGTCGTCTCCGGTGCCGGAGGTCAGGTTGGGCGGTACCTTGTGCCTTTCCTCACAACGCAGGGGCACAGTGTGAAAAGACTCGTGCGCCGCAGGAGCGATTCCGAGTTTGAGTTTTCATGGAACCCCGATACCTGCGAGATAGACAACTGCTTCGGCGGCTGCGACGCAGTGATACACCTCGCCGGAGAGCCCATAGGCGACGGGCGCTGGTCAAAATCAAAAAAGAAGAAAATCACCGGCAGCCGTGTGGAGGGCACAAGGCTGATAGCTGAATATATATCAAAAATGGACAGTCCGCCCCCCGTGCTGATATGCGCATCCGCCATAGGCTATTACGGCGACTGCGGCACAGAGATTCTGGATGAGCACTCCCCCGCGGGGGAAGGCTTCATCGCCGATGTGTGCAGGCAGTGGGAGGAAGCGGCAAAGCCCGCCGCTGACCGCGGAGTAAGGGTGGTTTTAATTCGCATAGGCGTTGCTCTCACCCCTTCCGGCGGCGCATTGCAGAGGTTTCTGCCGTTTTTCAGAATGGGTCTGGGCTGTTATCCGGGCAGAGGGGATCAGGTGCTGAGTTGGGTTGCCATGGACGATGTCGTGCGGGGCATAGCTCACTGCATACACAGCGAAGAGACTGAGGGTGCTGTAAACCTCACAGCGCCTGAGCAGGTGACAATGAAAGAGTTCGCCCGCACTCTCGGCAAGGTGTTGGGGAGAAAGGCGCGGTTCAGGATTCCCGCATGGCTGATAAAGCTTATCTACGGGCAGATGGGCAGGGAAGTCCTGCTCTCCGGAGCAAGGGTTGAGCCGAAGAAAATGATGGATACGGGATATGAATTCGGCTACCCTAAGCTTGAGAGCGCCTTAAGGCACCTCCTCGGAAGGATATTATGA